In Micromonospora sp. WMMD980, the following are encoded in one genomic region:
- a CDS encoding helix-turn-helix transcriptional regulator — translation MVLLRRVIGDALRARRQGQHRTLREVSSAANVSLGYLSEIERGQKEPSSELLAAICDALGARLSELLREVSDTVALAEQMPGVLVPVVDEPVESTPVAPAAVRKATNREVRQVTSDGAVAVQVRQDSPLKATLRSARVRPAERDVVCAA, via the coding sequence ATGGTCCTGCTACGCCGGGTGATCGGTGACGCACTGCGGGCGCGCCGGCAGGGGCAGCACCGCACCCTCCGCGAGGTCTCGTCCGCCGCCAACGTCAGCCTCGGTTATCTCTCCGAGATCGAACGCGGTCAGAAGGAGCCCTCCAGCGAGCTGCTGGCCGCCATCTGCGACGCGCTCGGCGCGCGCCTGTCCGAGCTGCTGCGCGAGGTGAGCGACACGGTCGCCCTGGCCGAGCAGATGCCGGGCGTGCTGGTCCCGGTGGTCGACGAGCCGGTCGAGTCGACCCCGGTGGCGCCGGCCGCCGTGCGCAAGGCGACCAACCGGGAGGTCCGTCAGGTCACCTCCGACGGCGCGGTGGCCGTCCAGGTCCGGCAGGACTCGCCGCTCAAGGCGACGCTGCGCAGCGCCCGGGTGCGCCCCGCGGAGCGCGACGTGGTCTGCGCCGCCTGA
- a CDS encoding CinA family protein encodes MDDTDARHQRPAGSPAASVVHRLRDRGETLATVESLTGGLLAAAIVEIPGVSSIYRGGLVVYATELKATLAGVPEDLLAARGPVDPDVAVALAEGGRRRCGADWGLATTGVAGPEPQDGKPVGLVYVAVAGPAGAEVRRLDLDGGRDHIRTAAVVEALRMFAERIPLAHAAEAADPAGAGRR; translated from the coding sequence ATGGACGACACCGACGCGCGACACCAGCGGCCCGCCGGCAGCCCGGCGGCCTCCGTGGTGCACCGCCTGCGCGACCGCGGCGAGACGCTGGCCACTGTCGAGTCGCTCACCGGTGGGCTGCTCGCCGCCGCGATCGTGGAGATCCCCGGGGTCAGTTCGATCTATCGGGGCGGGCTGGTGGTCTACGCCACGGAGTTGAAGGCGACGCTGGCCGGCGTGCCGGAGGACCTGCTGGCGGCACGTGGGCCGGTGGACCCGGACGTGGCCGTCGCGCTCGCCGAGGGCGGGCGGCGGCGCTGCGGCGCGGACTGGGGACTGGCCACCACCGGGGTGGCCGGCCCGGAACCGCAGGACGGCAAGCCGGTGGGCCTGGTCTACGTGGCGGTGGCCGGGCCGGCCGGCGCCGAGGTGCGCCGGCTCGACCTCGACGGCGGGCGCGACCACATCCGCACCGCCGCGGTGGTCGAGGCGCTGCGGATGTTCGCCGAGCGGATCCCGCTGGCCCATGCCGCCGAGGCCGCCGACCCGGCGGGCGCCGGCCGGCGATGA
- the pgsA gene encoding CDP-diacylglycerol--glycerol-3-phosphate 3-phosphatidyltransferase: MTGAESTVAAPVPLLNAANLLTAARLVLVPVFAVTVVASGMSHAGWRMAACLIFVVASATDLVDGWIARRFALVTSLGKVADPIADKALTGAALVLLSWYDRLPWWVTVVILVRELGITAMRFWVIRHGVIAASRGGKIKTALQILAITWYLWPMPAALAPVGPWIMGAAVLVTVATGFDYVAQALRLRRPAR, encoded by the coding sequence ATGACCGGGGCGGAGTCGACGGTGGCCGCCCCCGTGCCGCTGCTCAACGCCGCGAACCTGCTGACCGCGGCGCGGCTGGTGTTGGTGCCGGTGTTCGCGGTGACCGTGGTGGCGTCGGGGATGAGCCACGCCGGCTGGCGGATGGCGGCCTGCCTGATCTTCGTGGTGGCCTCCGCGACGGACCTGGTCGACGGCTGGATCGCCCGCCGGTTCGCGCTGGTCACCTCGCTGGGCAAGGTCGCCGACCCGATCGCCGACAAGGCGCTGACCGGCGCCGCGCTGGTGCTGCTCTCCTGGTACGACCGGCTGCCCTGGTGGGTGACCGTGGTGATCCTGGTCCGCGAGCTGGGCATCACCGCGATGCGTTTCTGGGTGATCCGGCACGGGGTGATCGCGGCCAGCCGCGGCGGCAAGATCAAGACGGCGCTCCAGATCCTGGCGATCACCTGGTACCTCTGGCCGATGCCGGCCGCGCTGGCCCCGGTCGGCCCCTGGATCATGGGCGCGGCCGTGCTGGTCACCGTGGCCACCGGCTTCGACTACGTGGCCCAGGCGCTGCGGCTGCGCCGTCCCGCGCGTTGA
- the rimO gene encoding 30S ribosomal protein S12 methylthiotransferase RimO, translating to MVSDTSSSSASDGRRVALLTLGCARNEVDSEELAARLHADGWQVTTDGEGADVVVVNTCGFVEKAKQDSIQTLLAAADTGAKVVAAGCMAERYGRELADSLPEAQAVLSFDDYPDIAARLDAVVAGEAIDAHTPRDRRELLPLTPVQRRGAAVSLPGHGTPTRVAPQTDEHTPAHLRQVLRHRLDTGPVASLKLASGCDRRCAFCAIPAFRGAFVSRTPDELLAEAEWLAKTGVRELVLVSENSTSYGKDLGDPRALEKLLPQLASIDGIVRVRASYLQPAETRPGLVEVIATTPGVAAYFDLSFQHSSEPVLRRMRRFGSTDRFLELLASARALAPEAGARSNFIVGFPGETKQDVAELVRFLTEARLDAIGMFDYSDEDGTEAAGLPGKVSAGTVKRRYDRLSALADELCSQRAEERLGATVEVLVDTVADGVVEGRAAHQAPEVDGSTTLVAPDGGGVDLTALRPGDLVRARVTATEGVDLVAVPDEMISAAPGAAR from the coding sequence ATGGTGTCTGATACCTCCTCCTCCTCCGCATCCGACGGGCGCCGGGTCGCCCTGCTGACCCTGGGCTGCGCCCGCAACGAGGTCGACTCGGAGGAGTTGGCCGCCCGGCTGCACGCCGACGGCTGGCAGGTGACCACCGACGGCGAGGGCGCCGACGTGGTGGTGGTGAACACCTGCGGCTTCGTGGAGAAGGCCAAGCAGGACTCGATCCAGACGCTGCTGGCCGCCGCCGACACCGGCGCCAAGGTGGTCGCCGCCGGGTGCATGGCCGAGCGGTACGGGCGTGAGCTGGCCGACAGCCTCCCCGAGGCGCAGGCGGTGCTGAGCTTCGACGACTACCCGGACATCGCGGCCCGGCTGGACGCGGTGGTGGCCGGCGAGGCGATCGACGCGCACACCCCGCGCGACCGGCGCGAGCTGCTCCCGCTGACCCCGGTGCAGCGACGTGGGGCGGCGGTGTCGCTGCCCGGCCACGGCACCCCGACCCGGGTCGCGCCGCAGACCGACGAGCACACCCCCGCGCACCTGCGGCAGGTGCTGCGGCACCGGCTCGACACCGGCCCGGTGGCGTCGCTGAAGCTGGCCAGCGGCTGCGACCGGCGGTGTGCGTTCTGCGCCATCCCGGCGTTCCGCGGCGCGTTCGTCTCGCGTACCCCGGACGAGCTGCTCGCCGAGGCCGAGTGGCTGGCCAAGACCGGCGTCCGCGAGCTGGTGCTGGTCAGCGAGAACTCCACCTCCTACGGCAAGGACCTGGGCGACCCGCGCGCGCTGGAGAAGCTGCTGCCGCAGCTCGCCTCGATCGACGGGATCGTCCGGGTGCGGGCCAGCTATCTCCAGCCCGCCGAGACCCGGCCCGGCCTGGTCGAGGTGATCGCCACCACGCCCGGCGTGGCCGCCTACTTCGACCTGTCGTTCCAGCACTCCAGCGAGCCGGTGCTGCGCCGGATGCGCCGGTTCGGCTCCACCGACCGGTTCCTGGAGCTGCTGGCCTCGGCCCGCGCGCTGGCGCCGGAGGCGGGCGCCCGCAGCAACTTCATCGTCGGCTTCCCGGGCGAGACGAAGCAGGACGTGGCCGAGCTGGTCCGGTTCCTGACCGAGGCGCGGCTCGACGCGATCGGCATGTTCGACTACAGCGACGAGGACGGCACCGAGGCCGCCGGCCTGCCCGGCAAGGTTTCCGCCGGGACGGTCAAGCGGCGCTACGACCGGCTCAGCGCGCTCGCCGACGAGCTGTGCTCGCAGCGGGCCGAGGAGCGGCTCGGCGCGACCGTGGAGGTGCTGGTGGACACCGTCGCCGACGGGGTCGTCGAGGGCCGGGCCGCCCACCAGGCGCCCGAGGTCGACGGGTCGACCACGCTCGTGGCGCCGGACGGCGGCGGGGTCGACCTGACCGCGCTGCGCCCGGGTGACCTGGTTCGGGCTCGGGTCACCGCGACCGAGGGTGTCGACCTGGTGGCCGTGCCGGATGAGATGATCTCGGCGGCGCCCGGCGCGGCACGGTGA
- a CDS encoding ornithine cyclodeaminase family protein, translating into MTVLFSDEDVAAAVDAPLTVAAMRDALLAAHEGRLIAPPRASAPLGAGRMVLTAGHLTGEWYGFRSYDTFGHPESGQLVVLHDATTGAVRAIAIGEELGSRRTGGLGGVAVDALARPDAATLGVVGSGRQAWTQVWAAAAVRPLREVTVHSRSAARREAFAARVRAELGVPARAVGSAAAAVRDRDLVVIATTSTTPVLAAADLAPGTHVNTVGFKQVDRHEFGTDLLDVADLLVTDSPRQAAAYAPPMLAAVEPYAGRLRDLGAVLAGAVPGRTAADEISVFCSTGLAGTEVFLLDRLARALTAAR; encoded by the coding sequence ATGACCGTGCTCTTCTCCGACGAGGACGTCGCGGCGGCCGTGGACGCCCCGCTCACCGTCGCCGCCATGCGGGACGCGCTGCTCGCCGCGCACGAGGGGCGGCTGATCGCCCCGCCCCGGGCGTCCGCGCCGCTCGGCGCCGGCCGGATGGTGCTCACCGCCGGCCACCTCACCGGCGAGTGGTACGGCTTCCGCTCCTACGACACGTTCGGGCACCCGGAGAGCGGGCAACTCGTCGTGCTGCACGACGCGACCACGGGCGCGGTGCGCGCCATCGCCATCGGCGAGGAGCTGGGCTCGCGGCGCACCGGAGGGCTGGGCGGCGTGGCGGTGGACGCGTTGGCCCGCCCGGACGCCGCCACGCTCGGCGTGGTGGGCTCCGGCCGGCAGGCGTGGACCCAGGTCTGGGCCGCCGCCGCGGTCCGGCCGTTGCGCGAGGTGACGGTGCACAGCCGGTCCGCCGCCCGACGCGAGGCGTTCGCCGCCCGGGTCCGCGCCGAGCTGGGCGTGCCGGCCCGGGCCGTCGGCTCGGCCGCCGCTGCGGTGCGTGACCGCGATCTCGTGGTGATCGCCACCACCAGCACCACGCCGGTGCTGGCCGCCGCCGACCTGGCCCCGGGCACGCACGTCAACACCGTCGGCTTCAAGCAGGTCGACCGGCACGAGTTCGGCACCGACCTGCTGGACGTCGCCGACCTGCTGGTCACCGACTCGCCCAGGCAGGCCGCCGCCTACGCGCCGCCGATGCTCGCCGCCGTCGAGCCGTACGCGGGGCGGCTGCGCGACCTGGGCGCGGTACTGGCCGGCGCGGTCCCCGGCCGGACCGCCGCGGACGAGATCTCGGTCTTCTGCTCGACCGGCCTGGCCGGCACCGAGGTCTTCCTCCTCGACCGCCTCGCCCGGGCCCTCACCGCCGCACGGTGA